Genomic DNA from Alkalihalobacterium alkalinitrilicum:
TAAAAAGTTTGATACGATGAGTGAAGGAGATATGACCAAGCTGCGTGCTGCCATTGTCTGCGAAGCTTCCTTAGCTAATCTAGCAAATGAGTTGTCATTTGGTGAATTAGTATTATTAGGGAAGGGCGAAGAAATGACAGGAGGAAGACAACGACCGGCGCTGCTTGCTGATGTTTTCGAATCCTTTATTGGATCACTTTATTTGGATCAAGGACTTGATTCTGTATACTGTTTCCTCGATAAAACGATATATCCAAAGATTAATGACGGTGCTTTTTCGCATATGATGGATTTCAAAAGCCAATTACAAGAATTTGTCCAACGAGATAACATCGGGCAAATTCATTATGAAATTGTACAAGAAAGAGGACCAGCGCATAGTCGTGAGTTTGTTTCAGAAGTATTATTAAATGAACAAATCCTCGGAGTGGGAGTAGGGCGTTCAAAGAAAGAAGCCGAACAACATGCTGCTCAACAAGCATTACTAAAATTAAGTGAAAAACTATAAAAACGAGGGAGATAATAGTCTTTCTCTTATGTATTGAGAAACCCCCACTTTTCTGAAAAAAAAAGTGGGGGTTTCTACAAATATTCTAAATTACATCACCATTTATGTTATTTACGAAGGCGACCTAA
This window encodes:
- the rnc gene encoding ribonuclease III yields the protein MPNSSRHYRKRYTNHHGDRKRQPRRLTLSLKQKEKFDALLQKIGLEFNNNKLLIQAFTHSSYVNEHRINSSHDNERLEFLGDAVLELAVSQYLYKKFDTMSEGDMTKLRAAIVCEASLANLANELSFGELVLLGKGEEMTGGRQRPALLADVFESFIGSLYLDQGLDSVYCFLDKTIYPKINDGAFSHMMDFKSQLQEFVQRDNIGQIHYEIVQERGPAHSREFVSEVLLNEQILGVGVGRSKKEAEQHAAQQALLKLSEKL